The following are from one region of the Fusarium keratoplasticum isolate Fu6.1 chromosome 4, whole genome shotgun sequence genome:
- a CDS encoding 18S rRNA aminocarboxypropyltransferase has protein sequence MVRHKKDFNPKGKKGGHGPPRPRAPRNNDGDGPSSRPAFKAACWDLGHCDPKRCSGKKLMKLGMMRDLHLGQRHNGVIITPNGKHVVSPADRELMDQYGAAVVECSWARTKEVQWNKVGGKCERLLPYLVAANTVNYGKPWRLNCVEALAAAFYICGHADWAEQILEPFSYGPSFLEINSSLLKRYAACTDEASVKKTEEEWMEQLEREYTESREEGNDDIWATGNTNRRRMDPSDDDEEDDDEEGSDKDDEDSIDGIYLGKKLQKPSAQEEEDEEEKDRYAISDDSDDEDAMAEIRRKVLASKTFTNPNQDDDKKPATIPNPHQQQQQFKPATDVQPDSDNGDSDEDEDDEFDNIIEATPVTDRIGLAKLEKERSQATVTTRTFSSNTVGAPYRR, from the coding sequence ATGGTCCGTCATAAGAAAGACTTCAACCCCAAGGGAAAGAAGGGAGGTCATGGTCCCCCGCGCCCTCGAGCACCCCGCAACAATGACGGAGATGGCCCTTCGTCACGTCCAGCCTTCAAGGCCGCCTGCTGGGACCTCGGCCACTGCGACCCCAAGCGCTGCTCCGGAaagaagctcatgaagcTCGGCATGATGCGCGACCTCCACCTCGGCCAGCGCCACAACGGCGTCATTATCACCCCCAACGGCAAGCACGTCGTCTCCCCCGCCGACCGCGAGCTCATGGATCAGTATGGCGCTGCTGTTGTCGAGTGCTCTTGGGCGAGGACGAAGGAAGTTCAGTGGAACAAGGTTGGAGGAAAGTGTGAGCGCTTGCTGCCGTACCTCGTCGCTGCGAACACCGTCAACTACGGCAAGCCGTGGCGGCTGAACTGTGTCGAGGCTCTCGCGGCAGCCTTTTATATCTGTGGACACGCGGACTGGGCGGAGCAGATTCTAGAGCCTTTTTCGTACGGACCGTCATTCCTCGAAATCAACTCCAGCCTGCTCAAGCGCTATGCCGCATGTACCGACGAGGCCAGTGTGAagaagaccgaggaggagtggaTGGAGCAGCTGGAGCGGGAATACACCGAGAGCAGGGAAGAGGGTAACGATGATATTTGGGCTACCGGAAACACTAACCGAAGACGCATGGATCCctccgacgacgacgaggaagatgatgatgaagagggctccgacaaggacgacgaggataGCATAGATGGCATATACCTGGGCAAGAAACTACAGAAGCCGAGCGcgcaagaagaggaagacgaggaagaaaaggaccGTTATGCAATATCCGACGACTCGGATGACGAAGACGCAATGGCCGAGATCCGTCGCAAGGTCCTCGCCTCAAAGACCTTTACAAACCCCAAccaggacgacgacaagaagcccGCCACCATCCCGAACccccatcaacagcagcaacagttCAAGCCTGCCACGGATGTGCAGCCAGACTCGGACAATGGCGacagcgacgaggatgaggatgatgagttTGACAACATCATTGAGGCTACTCCCGTGACGGACCGTATTGGCTTggcgaagctggagaaggagcgGTCTCAGGCTACGGTCACTACGAGGACGTTTTCATCGAATACTGTTGGGGCGCCGTATAGACGGTGA
- a CDS encoding Tr-type G domain-containing protein gives MLRARALQGRGNSFVCAYCRLKLSPREAQLRDRHVSTSIISAGAPGLLPCHSTQSLGVRALSTSSPLHRPDDKGSPPKPGGFPGSGFPGGFGAGLGSLGSFGVTKSTPDTAKPTSLLPHELEARSKMGLAPKKPAPVAKVPDPPQTALASQKHDKKKKNKKQKRQNKAEGRAEGRAEGRAENRAALSSALAEAFKTDRTPAPVATPKAWSSNEPEKPAAPATPAAPAWGAFSSRKIDTQLPAREPRPQAKPVEKQPQKAPVTPERPTGEAAWGEMKRAARTTSDSIEEQGGDFWDALETRVSGFRGKPSTASKSSSQQASPDAVQDFWSQDLQTPQEQQPRRKSRFEVEDEVDDRRGKKGKRPKNVRQQQDDDDDWDEDSIRRWELRQRKKAEKDAKKRLEEEANNAPVPIFLPEYISVANLAQALQIRNADFLHDLEAMGFEELTNDTIMTGDTAALVAQEYGFDPTVDTGSQRDLRPRPAAEDPSSLPSRPPVVTIMGHVDHGKTTLLDWLRKSSIAAQEHGGITQHIGAFVVQMSSGKQITFLDTPGHAAFLSMRQRGANVTDIVVLVVAADDSVMPQTIEALKHATAAKVPIIVAINKIDKEDARVEQVKLDLSRNGVELEEFGGDVQVVPVSGKTGKGMEDLEENIVTLSEILDVRAETDGMAEGWILESSVKQTGKVASVLVKRGTLRLGDYIVAGKTWAKVRGLRNEAGVEIPEAPPGTPVQVLGWRDLPEAGEQVLQAPDEGTAKTAVEYRQEMAEREESSQQLAEQEHRQREKAAAEEAAAAAEAEGIEAEPSESEPGIIFQNFIVKADVAGSVEAVCGTVQELGSNEVQSKILRSSVGLISEYDVDHAAASKSIIINFNNTILPHIRHRADEAGVRIIDHSVIYHVVDDVKAALSDLLPYKISHKVLGEADVLQLFTINIKKRVQKTIAGCKIRNGSIKRTSMVKVIRAGEVVYEGKIDTLKHVKKDVMEMGKGTECGIGFEDFQDLEVDDQIQTYEVLKEKRTL, from the exons AAGAGCCCGTGCCTTGCAG GGACGCGGTAATTCCTTCGTTTGCGCCTACTGCCGTCTCAAGCTTTCGCCGAGGGAAGCACAGCTCAGAGATCGCCATGTATCAACTTCTATAATATCAGCCGGGGCGCCTGGGCTATTACCATGCCATTCTACGCAGTCTCTGGGCGTGCGAGCCCTTTCGACGAGCTCCCCGCTTCATCGGCCGGACGATAAAGGATCCCCTCCCAAGCCGGGAGGCTTCCCGGGCAGTGGTTTTCCTGGAGGATTCGGAGCTGGATTAGGGTCTCTTGGCTCTTTTGGAGTCACCAAATCAACACCAGACACTGCCAAACCCACCTCGCTTCTCCCCCATGAGCTCGAAGCTCGTAGCAAGATGGGACTCGCCCCCAAGAAGCCGGCTCCCGTCGCAAAGGTCCCCGATCCTCCCCAGACAGCTTTGGCAAGTCAGAAGCATgacaaaaagaagaagaacaagaagcagaagcgcCAAAACAAGGCTGAAGGCAGGGCTGAAGGCAGGGCCGAAGGCAGGGCCGAGAATAGGGCTGCCCTTTCGTCGGCTCTTGCAGAGGCTTTCAAGACGGACCGTACCCCCGCTCCAGTGGCGACGCCCAAGGCTTGGTCCAGCAACGAGCCTGAAAAACCAGCTGCTCCAGCTACGCCTGCAGCCCCTGCCTGGGGGGCCTTCAGCTCTCGCAAGATTGACACGCAATTGCCAGCTCGCGAGCCACGGCCACAGGCCAAGCCTGTAGAGAAGCAACCACAAAAGGCACCTGTAACACCCGAGAGGCCCACCGGGGAGGCCGCTTGGGGGGAGATGAAGCGTGCCGCGCGGACAACAAGCGACAGCATTGAGGAGCAAGGTGGCGATTTTTGGGACGCACTCGAGACTAGAGTCAGCGGCTTCCGTGGCAAGCCCAGCACTGCCTCTAAATCTAGCAGCCAGCAGGCTTCGCCTGATGCAGTCCAAGATTTCTGGTCCCAGGATCTTCAAACGCCGCAGGAGCAGCAACCGAGGCGCAAGTCCCGTTtcgaggtcgaggatgaggttgatgatcgacgaggcaagaagggcaagcGCCCGAAGAATGTGAGACAGCAgcaggatgatgacgatgactgGGACGAGGATTCCATTCGCCGATGGGAGTTGAGGCAGCGCAAGAAGGCTGAAaaggacgccaagaagcgcctcgaggaagaagccaatAATGCGCCAGTGcccatcttcctcccagAGTACATCAGTGTGGCCAACCTAGCCCAGGCGCTCCAGATTCGAAATGCAGACTTCCTAcatgacctcgaggccatgggctttgaggagctcaCCAACGACACCATCATGACTGGTGACACGGCAGCTCTCGTTGCCCAGGAGTATGGATTCGATCCCACTGTCGACACTGGTTCACAGCGAGATCTACGGCCTCGGCCTGCGGCAGAGGACCCATCCTCGTTACCTAGTCGTCCTCCTGTGGTCACCATCATGGGCCACGTCGATCATGGAAAGACAACTCTCCTCGACTGGCTTCGCAAGTCGTCAATTGCTGCTCAGGAACATGGTGGCATCACCCAGCACATTGGTGCCTTTGTGGTTCAGATGTCATCTGGGAAGCAAATCACATTCCTCGACACTCCAGGTCACGCCGCCTTCTTGTCCATGCGTCAACGAGGTGCCAATGTCACCGATATCGTGGTTCTAGTTGTGGCCGCCGACGATAGTGTCATGCCTCAGACGATCGAGGCCCTGAAGCACGCTACAGCTGCCAAGGTACCCATCATTgtcgccatcaacaagatcgacaagGAGGACGCCCGGGTCGAACAGGTCAAGCTTGATCTCTCCCGCAATGgcgtcgagcttgaggagtTTGGAGGCGATGTTCAGGTTGTTCCAGTCAGTGGCAAGACCGGTAAGGGCATGGAAGACCTTGAGGAGAACATTGTCACCCTGTCCGAAATCCTCGACGTTCGCGCAGAGACCGACGGCATGGCTGAGGGCTGGATCCTCGAGTCCAGTGTCAAGCAGACCGGCAAGGTCGCCTCGGTGCTCGTCAAGCGAGGAACCTTGCGTCTTGGTGACTACATTGTCGCCGGTAAGACGTGGGCCAAGGTTCGTGGCCTTCGCAACGAAGCCGGTGTTGAGATCCCTGAGGCACCGCCCGGAACCCCTGTCCAGGTCCTCGGCTGGCGTGACCTTCCTGAGGCTGGTGAACAGGTCCTCCAGGCTCCTGATGAGGGCACGGCCAAGACGGCGGTTGAGTATCGTCAGGAGATGGccgagagagaggagagctCTCAACAGCTCGCTGAGCAGGAGCATCGCCAGCGCGAGAAGGCCGCTGCGGAGGAGGCAGCCGCTGCAGCAGAGGCTGAGGGTATCGAGGCGGAACCCAGCGAGTCGGAGCCTGGCATCATATTCCAGAActtcatcgtcaaggccgacgTGGCCGGCTCGGTGGAGGCGGTATGCGGCACTGTCCAGGAGCTGGGTAGCAACGAAGTCCAGTCCAAGATCCTGCGATCCTCTGTCGGCCTCATTTCCGAGTACGACGTCGACCACGCGGCGGCGTCCAAGAgtatcatcatcaacttcaacaacaccatcctccCCCACATCCGCCACCGCGCAGACGAGGCGGGCGTGCGCATCATCGACCACAGCGTCATCTACCACGTGGTGGACGACGTCAAGGCCGCCCTCTCGGACCTCCTGCCCTACAAGATCTCGCACAAGGTCCTGGGCGAGGCCGACGTGCTGCAGCTGTttaccatcaacatcaagaagcgTGTGCAGAAGACCATTGCCGGCTGCAAGATTCGCAACGGATCCATCAAGCGTACCTCGATGGTCAAGGTGATCCGAGCCGGCGAGGTCGTTTATGAGG GCAAAATCGACACGCTCAAGCACGTCAAGAAGGACGTCATGGAGATGGGCAAGGGCACCGAGTGCGGTATCGGCTTCGAAGACttccaggacctcgaggtcgacgaCCAGATCCAGACATACGAGGtcctcaaggagaagcgcaCATTGTAA